Proteins encoded together in one Lepus europaeus isolate LE1 chromosome 13, mLepTim1.pri, whole genome shotgun sequence window:
- the SLC5A6 gene encoding sodium-dependent multivitamin transporter: MSMGETTSAPLTPTPDSDVITSTFSLVDYVVFSLLLVFSLAIGLYHACRGWGKHTVGQLLLADRRMGCLPVALSLLATFQSAVAILGVPSEIYRFGTQYWFLGCCYFLGLLIPAHVFIPVFYRLHLTSAYEYLELRFNKVVRICGTVTFIFQMVIYMGVVLYAPSLALNAVTGFDLWLSVLTLGIVCTIYTALGGLKAVIWTDVFQTLVMFLGQLAVIIVGSAKVGGLGRVWDVASQHGLISGIELDPDPFVRHTFWTLAFGGVFMMLSLYGVNQAQVQRYLSSRTEKAAVLSCYAVFPCQQVALSMGCLIGLVMFAYYQEYPMSTQQSQAASDQFVLYFVMDLLKGLPGLPGLFVACLFSGSLSTISSAFNSLATVTMEDLIRPWFPECSETQAIMLSRILAFGYGLLCLGMAYISSQMGPVLQAALSIFGMVGGPLLGLFCLGMFFPCANPPGAIVGLLAGLIMAFWIGIGSIVNSMGSGLAPSPPNGSSFSLPSNLTIATVTTLMPSTSLTRPTGLQRLYSLSYLWYSAHNSTTVIVVGLIVSLLTGGMRGRPPNPRTIYPVLPKLLALLPLSWQKRLHCTSHCQDLPVDTELFPEKMRNGALRTSGDKEAMTEASPVHQGTSPTFILHETSL; the protein is encoded by the exons ATGAGCATGGGGGAGACCACCTCAGCTCCCCTCACCCCAACCCCGGACTCGGATGTGATCACATCCACTTTCTCCCTCGTGGACTATGTGGTGTTCAGCCTGCTGCTGGTCTTCTCCCTTGCCATTGGCCTCTACCATGCTTGTCGTGGCTGGGGCAAGCATACTGTTGGCCAGCTGCTGCTGGCGGACCGCAGAATGGGCTGCCTCCCGGTGGCTCTGTCCCTGCTGGCCACCTTCCAGTCGGCCGTGGCCATCCTGGGTGTGCCATCGGAGATCTACCGCTTTGGGACGCAGTATTGGTTCCTGGGTTGCTGCTACTTCCTGGGGCTGCTGATCCCTGCACATGTCTTCATCCCCGTCTTCTACCGCCTGCATCTCACCAGTGCCTATGAG TACCTGGAGCTGCGGTTCAATAAGGTGGTGCGGATTTGTGGAACTGTGACCTTCATCTTCCAGATG GTGATCTACATGGGGGTTGTGCTCTATGCACCATCCTTGGCCCTCAATGCAG TGACTGGCTTTGATCTGTGGCTGTCAGTGCTGACCCTGGGCATTGTCTGTACAATCTACACTGCTCTG GGTGGGCTGAAGGCCGTCATCTGGACAGATGTGTTCCAGACACTGGTCATGTTCCTAGGGCAGCTGGCGGTTATCATCGTGGGGTCAGCCAAAGTGGGCGGCTTGGGGCGTGTGTGGGATGTGGCCTCCCAGCATGGCCTCATCTCTGGGATCGA GCTGGATCCTGATCCCTTTGTGCGGCACACCTTCTGGACCTTGGCCTTCGGGGGCGTCTTCATGATGCTCTCCTTGTATGGGGTGAACCAGGCCCAGGTGCAGCGCTACCTCAGTTCCCGCACAGAGAAAGCGGCTGTGCT CTCCTGCTATGCGGTGTTCCCCTGTCAGCAGGTGGCCCTCAGCATGGGCTGCCTCATTGGCCTGGTCATGTTCGCCTATTACCAGGAGTATCCCATGAGCACCCAGCAGTCTCAAGCAGCCTCTGACCAG TTCGTGCTCTACTTTGTGATGGACCTGCTGAAGGGCCTGCCGGGCCTGCCGGGCCTCTTTGTTGCCTGCCTCTTCAGTGGCTCCCTCAG CACCATATCCTCTGCTTTCAATTCGTTGGCAACTGTTACAATGGAGGACCTGATTCGACCCTGGTTCCCTGAGTGCTCCGAAACCCAGGCCATCATGCTTTCCAGAATCCTCG CCTTTGGCTATGGGCTGCTTTGCCTGGGCATGGCCTATATTTCCTCCCAGATGGGACCTGTGCTACAG GCTGCACTCAGCATCTTTGGCATGGTCGGGGGTCCGCTGCTTGGACTCTTCTGTCTCGGGATGTTCTTTCCTTGTGCCAACCCTCCT GGTGCCATCGTGGGCCTGTTGGCAGGACTCATCATGGCCTTCTGGATCGGCATTGGGAGCATAGTGAACAGCATGGGCTCTGGCTTGGCACCTTCTCCTCCTAATGGGTCCAGCTTCTCCCTACCCAGCAATCTGACCATCGCCACTGTGACCACCTTAATGCCCTCGACCTCCCTCACCAG GCCCACAGGGCTGCAGCGGCTCTATTCCCTGTCCTATCTGTGGTACAGCGCTCATAACTCCACCACCGTCATTGTGGTGGGCCTGATTGTCAGTCTGCTCACTG GAGGAATGCGGGGTCGGCCCCCGAACCCACGGACCATCTACCCAGTGCTGCCCAAACTGCTGGCCCTCCTGCCCTTGTCCTGGCAGAAGCGGCTGCACTGCACAAGCCACTGCCAG GACCTCCCTGTGGACACCGAGCTGTTTCCAGAGAAGATGAGGAATGGGGCACTGAGGACCAGTGGCGACAAGGAGGCCATGACTGAGGCCAGCCCAGTGCATCAGGGAACCAGCCCCACCTTCATCCTCCACGAGACCTCCTTGTGA